TCTTCGGCGCGCCGGTGGCCCGTCCGGATGACGCGCTGCGTGCGCTCCAGTCCGCGAAGATGATGATGGATGCGCTGACGGACCTGCGCATCGAGGCGGAGGCGGAGTGGGCGGCGGGCGGGCGTGAGGGCCAGCCGCTGGTGCTGGAGCTGGGCATCGGCATCAACTCGGGTGTGGTGGTGGCGGGCAACATTGGCAGCACGGTGCGCGCCGAGTACACCTGCATCGGGGACGCGGTGAACGTGGCCGCGCGGCTGTGCGCGCTGGCGGGCCCGGGGGAAATCCTGGTGGGGGAGCGCACCCGCGAGCTGGTGGACGCCAACGAGACGGCCTTCGAGGACTTGCCTCCCGTGCGGCTGAAGGGCAAGCAGCAGCCCGTTCCACTGTTCCGCGCCTTGTAAGGGGTGAAGTCCACGCGCGCCTCGCGACCGGAAAGCGGCTATAGGAAGGGGTCATGAACGCCTCGTCTGACGAGCCCCCTCCGTCCCGCCGCTCCCCCGTGTTGTTCGTGGGGCTCGTCTTCGGACTCGGGTTGGTGGTCGCCGTCCTGGTGGGCGCGCTGAGCGGCTCCAAGGCCGTGCACGCCGACCGCATCCACCAGGACCTCGCCCTGCTGGAGGAGGCCCTGGGCCGCTACCGCGCGGACAAGGGCACCCTGCCGGAAGACGCGGACGTGGAGGAGCTGCTGGTGCCCGCGTACCTGCCCTCCGTGCCGTTGGACCCGTGGGGCCGGCCGTACCGCTACACGAGCAACGGCGAGGAAGTGTTCCTGTCCACCTTCGGCAAGAGCGGAGACCGGGGTGGCTCGGGCGAGGAGCAGGACCACACCAACCACGACGGGCACGCCGTGCCCAAGGTTGAGCCCGAGCGGACGTGACGTGCGGGCGGGCAGGCGCTGGGGCGTGCCCAGGCCCCGCGAGCCCGCGGGGGCGGTGTGCGCCGGGCCCTGGAGCGAGCCAGCGTAGGGCGGGTGCCCGCTTCCTGGCGTCGCCATGGCCACTGTTTCCTTCACGGGGAAGGGTCTTCCCGAACCTGGAGGGCAGCCATGGCCATCGTGTGCGTCACCAACCTGTCCCCTGAGTCCCTCGCGGCTGCCCACGTGGCGGCGGCCGTGGCGGGGCGGCTGCAAGAGTCGCTGCTGCTCCTGGGCGTCGCGGAGGGCGACGCATTCCTCGACGACGGCACCGGCGCGCTGGTCCTCACCCAGCAGCGGTTGGAGGCGGAGGCCGCGCGGCTCGAAACGCTCGCGAGGGTGGTGCACTACCGGCTGCAGGCGGGCACCTCCGCGGACGAAGTGCTCAGTGACGAGGAGTGCCGGCACGCGCGCTGGATTGTGGTGGCCGCGTCCGGCTGGCGCACCCCGGCGTGGCGGCGGGCCACGGTGCCCGAACGCCTGTCCCGTTACGGCTGCGCGCCGGTGCTGGCCGTGCGCAGCGACACCGCGCTGACCGACTGGGCGCGGGGCCGCAGGCGGCTGTTGGTGCTGGTGGGCGTGGACCCCGGCTCCTCCACCACGGGCGCCGCAGTGTCCTTCTTGCGCGAGCTGCGCCGGGTGGGGCCGTGTGACGTGCTGGCCACCTACGTGTGCTCGCCCATGGACGAACGGGAACGGCTGGGCATCCACAGCCCCGTGCACGTGGAGCTGCTGGAGCCGGCGCTGCAGGGCATGGAGGCGCTGGACCCCATCGTGGAGCGCGTGCTGCAACGCGAGGTGCGCGAGCAGGTGGGGGACCTGGTGGGCGAGGGCCGCGTGGAGGTGGTGCTGGAGCCCGGCTTCGGCCGTCCGGCGGACCACCTGATGCACGTGGCGCACACGCGCGGCGCGGACCTGATGGTGGTGGGCACGCACCAGCGCAGCGGGGTGAAGCGGCTGTGGCATGGCTCGGTGTCCGCGGGGGTGCTGCGGCACGCGGCGCAGTCCGTGGTGTGTGTGCCCCCCATGGTGCAGGCCCGGCGCGCGGACCGCCCGCCGCGAAGCGTGCTGGTGCCCGTGGACTTCTCCGAGGCCTGCACCAAGGCCATCTCCCATGCGCGCACGCTGGTGGGGCCCGGGGGCCGGGTACACCTGCTGCACGTCCACCGCCGCAAGCTGGAGGACCGCGGCTTCGCGGACCACTACGGCGTGCTGCCCGAGCCCGCCAGGGACAGGGACCAGGTGCTCCAGCGGCTGTGGGAGTTGGTGCCGCGCGACGAAACCGCCCAGACGGTGCGCTGGAGCGTGGAGGGTGTGACGGGCGAGGACGTGACGCTGGCCATCTGCCAGGCCACGGAGCGCGAAGGGGTGGACCTGGTGTGCGTGGGGACGTCCCTGGAGCCCTCGCGCCTGCGGGACGCCCTGGAGGGCGAGGTGGCCCATGAGCTGGTGACGCGTTGCCGCCGGCCCGTCATGGTGGTGCCCTCCGCCTGAGGCGGGTGTTTCAGACGGGGGATACCTGTCATCACATGAAAGGACTGTCAGGTGGTGGCGGCTCCGACGTGCCCGGTAGGGCACGTCTGCATTAGAATCTAGAAATCACGCATTTCCAGACGCAGGGGGGCCGCCGGTGACACCGCAGGGTTATCGTGAAGTGGAGCTCGTCTGTAACCGTTCCTCGCTGCTCCTCCATGGAGGTACGGAAGAGGAGCGGCGCTGCTGGGCGCAGGAAGCCGCGCGCAACTTCAACGTGGAGCTGGTGGAGGTGCGGCAGGCGGCCGAGCTGCCGCAAGCGCTCCGGCAGCCCAACGGGGTGGTGTTCATCCCTGACGTGGCGAAGCTGGGGCGGGACGCGCAGTTCGTCCTGCTGCAGTGCCTGCGGACGCAAGAGGAGCGGCCAAAGCTGGTGCTGGGCGTCTCCGGCTCGGCGGACGCGGCGCTGGCGCGCGGCACGCTGCGCGAGGACCTGCACTACCGTCTGCACAAGGCCCAGGTGGACTTGCAGAAGGACGGGCTGCGGGACGTGTTGAAGAGCCGCTGGGCGCAGCAGGCCGAACAGCTCGCGCTGAAGGCCGCCGCGGCCCGCGCCGCCGAGGAAGCGGCCCGCGAAGCGGCCATTGCCCGGCGTCCGGGTACGGTGACGCGCATCGCTCCCAAGCAGAAGAAGGTGAGCGGCGGCGCTCGAGCGAAGGCCGTGTCCAGGAACGCCGCCCGCTGAAGCCGCGCCTCAGTGCCGGTGCTTCTGCCCGCGCTTCGCCCTGGTGGCGGGGCGCGGCGTCTTCGCGGTGCCGCGCCTGGCGGCGGCGGCCTGTCCGGGCACGGACTTGCGGCCCACCTGATTGTTCGCTCCTGCCGCGGAGGCCGTCTTGGTGGACGGTGATTTGCGGCGCGCGGGGGCCTTCGTGGGCTTGCCACTCTCGATGACGCCGCGGGCCGCCTTGGCCGTGCGCCGCGTCCCCGTTGCCGCCGCCGTCTTCACGCGGCCGCGGGCCGGGGTGCCCCGAATCTTGGACTGGAGGTTGGCCACTCCCCGCGCAGTCACCACCGCGGTGCCCAGGAGGACCCGCGCGCCGCGCGTGCCTGCCTGGACGGCCACCTCCTTCACCCTGTCCACCAGCCCCCGCTTGGAAATCGCCATGGCGCGCCTCGTCTCCGTGACTGTCCTTCGCTGCCGCCAAAGGTAGTCACGGGCACACGGGCGTGAAGCCGTCCCCCTCCCTCTCCCGCACGCTGGCTCCGGCCATTCCAAGGTGGGCGGGAATGTGTGAAGCGGGGAAACTGGGCTAGAGTCCGGCGCACTGTCCCAATTCCTTCTCGGAGCAAGAGCATGTCCCAGGAAAACACCGGAAAGCCGAAGCGCGGCCTGAAGCGACCCATCGAGGTCGTTCGCGCGGAGCTGCTCAAGGATCCGGAGACGAAGAAGATCGCCGAGGCCGTGAGCATGAAGCTCGAGGACTACGTGGAGCTGGTCCTCAAGTACGCCCAGGACAAGGACAAGGAGGCCGAGGTCGCCGTCATCTCCGACGAGGAGCTGCGCCGCAACGGCTTCAACCCCCTCTCCTCCGAGGAGGCCGCCAACATCCTCATCAAGGGCATGAAGGGCGAGCTGCCCGGCTCCCCCCCGGACTTCGAGGCCTCCAAGTTCACCCAGGACAAGGCCTCCACCGCCGGCAAGCCGTCCCTCACCTCGCCTCCCGTGGGCGGCGCCGCCCCCACCGGTCCGCAAGATCCAGCCGCCCGCCAGGAACTGATGGATCAGCTCAAGAAGGGCAGCAGCGGCGGTAACCGTCCGTAATCCCTGGGACCACGGGCGGAGTCCGGTGGGGAAAATTCGACGAAAAAGGTGAGAGGAAACAATTCCCCACACGCACCGAGAATCCTCTCGAGTTTTCCTTCCGGCACAAATCTCCGCCTTCCAGGCATCTAGAATCCAAGGGGTACGATCATGGGCGCACTCAAGTCCGTTACGAACGTCATCAGCAAGGTCGCCAGCACGGTCAGCAAGATTGCCGGTGGCATTGCGAACATCGGCGGCAAGGCCATGGAGTTCCTCCAGAAGCCCCTGAGCTCGCTGGTGGACCCCATCGCCAAGTTCATCGGTGACAAGGTCGGCAAGCTGCCCCTGGTCGGCAAGTTCCTGGGCCCCACGGCGGAGAACCTGGTGAAGCAGGGCGCCGCGTCCTTCCTGGGTGAGGGCACGCTGGGCAGCCTGGGCTTCCTGTCCAAGATCGCCCCCAAGGTGCAGGACATCACCAACATCGCGCAGGCGGTCAAGGGCGCGGCGGACAAGGTCGGCGCCTTCGCGGAGAACCCGCTGGGTCTGCAGAACTTCCAGAACATCATCGCGCAGAACCACGCCCGCTTCGTGGAGTGATGATCCGCGCCTCTGGCGCGAACTGGTAGCAAGCCCCAGGGCCGGTCTCCCGCGAAGCTGCGGGGCCGGCCCTTCGGCTTTGCGGGCGACGCGGCCCCCGCGCGGCGGCGCTCAGTGCCCTGTCTGGGCCAGGCGCCGGGTGTCGCGGATGAGGCGCTCGGTGGAGTCGCTGTCCGCGCTGTCGTAGTAGCCGCGAATCTGCCCGGCGTCGTCCACGAGCACGAAGTGCGTCCCGTGGAAGATGGAGAGCAGGTCGTCCTCGGGCGCGCCGGGCTCTCGGCCCATGCTGACCTTGAAGCCCTGGACGATGGTCTCCTTCAACTGCTCGTAGTCGCCGGTGAGGAAGCTCCAGCGGGAGAAGTCCGCGCCGTGGCGCTCGCCATACTCGGTGAGCCGCTCCGGGGTGTCGTACTTCGGATCCACGGAGAACGACACCAACTGGAGCCCGGCGCCATGGGACGCGGTGGCGTCCTGCACGCCCACCATCTTCCGCGTGAAGGCCGGGCAGATGGTGGGACAGCGCGTGAAGATGAAGTTGGCCACGAAGGGCTTGCCCCGGAGCTGTGTGCTCCCGAAGGGCTGGCCGTCATGCCGGGTGAAGGTGAAGTCCGGCAGCGCGCCCAGCTGGGGCAGGGGCTCACCGCTCTGGCCGCGGATCAGCATGGCCCCCATGGTGGCGGTGACGCCAAGCGCGGCCACGGCGACACCCGCCCAGAAGCCCGGGCGCTGCGTGAGACGGGCCCGAGGGGCCGGAAGGACGGAGTCAGCGGACATGGCCCCGGAGGTAACGGAACCCTTGGAGTCACACAAGCGTGGCCGCTGGGGTGCGACATCCTGGCTACTTGGGGGGGATGATGTCACGAGTCTGTGACGACCCATCCCTTGTGTCACAATTTCGTGATTTCAGTGTTTTTGCATAAGTTTATACATAAATAACTGATCTTGCGGGGAAACATCCTCTCAGTCGTTACGAAAATGTGGGTACGTCGCCTCTCTGTTTTCAGGAGTCTGCCCCCCGTGACGATCTACTCCGTTCGCCGTGGCGATACCCTCAGCGCGCTGGCCCAGCGCTTCAACACCTCGGTGTCGTCGCTCGCGAAGAGCAACGGCATCTCCAACCCGGATCTCATCTACGCGGGGCAGCAGCTCCGCATCCCGGACGGCTTCGACGCGCCTCGTGCTTCGGGTGGCGGTTCGTACACCGTGAAGTCGGGCGACACGCTCAGCGGCATCGCGGGTCGGCACGGCACGTCGGTGGGCGCGCTGGCCAAGGCCAACAACATCTCCAACCCGGACCGCATCTACGCGGGCCAGCGGCTCACGATTCCGGGCGCGGGCGGCGCGGCGCCTTCCTCGGGTGGCGGTTCGTACACCGTGAAGCCGGGCGACACGCTCAGCGGCATCGCGGGCCGGTACGGCACGTCGGTGGGCGCGCTGGCCCAGGCCAACAACATCTCCAACCCCAACCTCATCTACGCGGGTCAGCGGCTCACGATTCCGGGTGGGGGCGGTGCGTCGCCCACCCGGCCGGCGCCGAACCAGCCGCCGGTGGGGGGCGTGGGTGGCCCGAAGCCGCCGACCGGTGGATCCGCCGGCGTGACGGTGCAGCAGCTCCGGGCGGTGATGCCCAACCTGTCCCAGGCGAAGGCGGAGCAGTACCTGCCCCACCTGAACCGGGCCATGGCGGAGGCGAACATCACCACGCCCATGCGCAAGGCGGCCTTCCTGGCGCAGCTCGCGCACGAGAGCGGCCAGCTCCGCTACATGGAGGAGATTGCCTCCGGCGCCGCCTACGAGGGCCGCAGGGATCTGGGCAACACCCAGCCGGGCGACGGCGTCCGCTACAAGGGCCGTGGCCCCATCCAGTTGACGGGCCGCGCCAACTACCGCGCCGCGGGCCAGGCGCTGGGCATCGACCTGGAGGGCAACCCCCAGCGCGCCAAGGACCCGGACGTCGCGTTCCGCATCGCCGGCTGGTACTGGTCGTCGCGCAACCTCAACACCTACGCGGACGCGGGCAACTTCCGCGAGGTCACCCGCCGCATCAACGGTGGCTACAACGGCATGGCGGACCGCGAGATGTACTACCGCCGCGCGCAGAACGTCTTCTGAGCCCGCGCTCCCAACGCGCGGTGCGGTGAAGCGGGGACCGTGGCCAGGGAGGCCCCGGTCCCCGTCGCGTTTCGGGCGAGCCCCATCCCGCCGGGGAGATGCCACGTCCATCCGGGGCGACCGCCGAACGCGCGTGGCCCCGGGAGACCCCCTGGTGTGCCGGCTGCATTGGACAGGCCGTTCCCACACGGAGCGCGTCCCATGCCTCGTATCGATTCGTCCGGCAGTTCCTCGTTGTCCACCATCGACACCCCCGCGGAGGCCGGAGCGGCGCCCCCGTCTCCATCGCGCGCCGCGGAGCCCCGCGCGCAGGCGTCCCCTCAGCGTAACGAGGTGCGCGCCTTCGATGGATCCGCCGCCAAGACGCCGGAGCCCTCGTCTCATGGACCCACGCCTGCTGGGGCGGGCCCCGCCCGGTCCGCAGGGGAGATGGTCGTGCTGGGAGGCTGGTCGCGCCCGGAGGGCTCGAAGGAGGCGCCCACGGACGTGCTCGAAGGCATCCGCGCGCGCCTGACGCGGAGCCTGGAGAACTGGACCGTCGGTGCCGACGACGTGCGGGCGGTGCACACCGCGCTGGGAAGTCTCCCGGCGGGCACGTACCGGGCCGCGCTGGAGCGCTTGCAGCAAGACGGCCTGCTGGGCGCATACGTGAAGGCGCAGGACGCGGGCTCGCGGCTCGCGTTCCTGGAGCAGGCGGAGTCGAAGGGCGCGCTCCATCGGCGCAGCGGGGAGTCGGGCCCGGTGGGCCCCCTGGGCTACCCGGCGGTGCCGGACGTCTTCGTCAATGACCGGCGGCTGCCGGGGGCGATGCGTGACGCGGTGAATGCACACGCCATCGACGTGGGCGCGGGCTTCTACCGGGCGCACACCGAATACCTCGGCCGGTATGCCCGCGCGGTGGATGGGGCCCAGAGCCTCCAGGAACTGGGTGCGCTGGGACCGCCACGCGCCGCGCACCTGTCCGAATCCCTCCTGGGCCTCGAGTGGAAGGACCCGTCGCGGCGGGACTACGAGGCGGCCTGGAAGGCGGGCATCGGCCAGCCGAAGACGCTCAACCTGACGGTGCAACACGTCAGCGCCCGGCAGCGGGAGCTCTCTGGGGAGCGCGCCGGGGGCACGGTGCAGCTTCACGGCAAGGTGGGTGTCAGCAGCGAGAGCGCCCAGTGGAGCGCGAAGGCGGCGCTCGACACCCGGGGACACGGGGAACTGAAGGGAGACGTGGGCGTCTCCGCGCGCGCGGGCCCCGTGGGCGTCGAGCTGTCACACGACAGCTCCGGCGAGACGGAGAGGAAGGTCAAGGTGAACCTGGGACTCGTGGAGCTCAGTCTGGCATCGGACGGCGAGCAGCGGGTCGCGGTGGGTGTCGGCTCGCTGTTCCAGGTGCACGCGACACTCAACGCGAAGAAAGCGGAGCTCGGGGGCGGCGTGTCAGCGAAGCTCAAGGCGGATGGGAGCCAGGCCAGCGCGGAGGCGGGCTTCTCCATGAAGGGCCTGACGGCGGAGCGGGCCCAGCAATCCTTCGGCCCAGGGCATCGGAACGTCTTCCAGCCGCCCGCCGAGCTGGCATCCCGCACGGCCTGGGATGCGCTGCCGGAGTCCACACGAGCGGCCTATGCGAAGGAGGGGTGGAATCGGGATGCGTGGACCCGGGCCTTGCCGCGCTGAGGATCAGGAATCCGCCTCGGGGGGCGGCAGGGGGCGAGGCCACACCAGGTAGCAGGCGATGAAGGGGAGGTACCAGGGCGCGGCCACCCACAGCCACGGCACTTTCGACGCCATCCGCGTCAGCATGAAGACGCCGCCGAACCAGAACAGGCCCTGGATCCCCAGGCCCAGGCTTCCGAGGTACTGGAGCGGGCGCGTCTTCGTCCAGGTTCCGAGGATGGCCAGTAGCGCGGGCGCGATGACGGGCAGTAGGTAGGGCGTCAGCAACGCACCCACATCGTCGAGCGTGCGGACATCCGGGAGGGCCATCAGGATGAGCTGCAACGCCAGGCAGAGGAGCGTGGCGGTTGTCGCCAGGATGGGCGAGCGGAGGAGGCGGGACGTGGGGGCCGCCGTCGTCGGCAGCCTCTGCTCACGCCGGGCCCGCTCCAGGGCGTCCGGGGGGACCTCCAGCGCATACGGGTAGCCCAACTCCAGCAGGGCCTCCACCGCCGCGGTGCGCACCGTGATGCCGGCGCTCCCCGTCAGGACACTGGCATCCCCCGGCAGCGTCATCAGGGACAGCAGGTAGTCCGTTCGCTCGCGCAGGGCCTCCGGGTCTCCAGCGGGACGCTGGGCAATCGCCGCGATGAGCGCGTCCACCTCCGAGGGGATGACGCCGGGCGAACTCAGGGCGTCCCGCAGCGCGGCCAGCGAAGGGGGGGCGGGAAGCGGCGCCAGGGATTCCACAAGGGAATCGCTCGTCGGCTCGGCGGGGCGGGTATGCGTGGAGGTCATGGCCGCGGAGACGTGAGTCTACCACCGGGCTCTGCGGCGAGTCCCCCGCGCGACCGTCCGGAGGGCGAGGGGCCGGGCCCTTCGGAGGGACATGTCCTCGAAGCGTGCGCACCCTTCCCCTGGGTGACTCTTTCACGAGGAGCGAGGCAGCGCATGGCGACGGAGCGAGCGCAGCGGTTCGTGGATGCACTGGCGAAGCTGGAGAAGGAGGGGGACCTGGAGGCCCTCGTCTCCCTCTTCAGTGACGACGCACAGGTGAGCAACGTGGCCTCGCCGCAGGTCTTCTCCGGCCAGGAGGGCGCCCGGCGGTTCTGGCGTGAATACAAGGGCACCCTCCAACGCGTGGAGTCCACCTTCCGCAACATGATTGAGGCGGGCTCCCGCGTCGCGCTCGAATGGGAGACGCAGGGCACCGCCCACAACGGCGCGGCGGTGGCCTATGAAGGCGTGTCCATCATCGAGTGGGATGGCGACCGGATCCGCCGCTTCTACGCGTACTTTGATCCGCACGCGCTCGGCCTGGAGCTGACCTCCGGCAACGCGCCGCGCTCGGAAGTCCCCGCCACCACCCCCGCGTGAGGCGTGAGGCCGCCCCGCCTCGGGGCGTCAGGTTGTTTCCTGTGAAGTGAGCCGCCGGGCTCGCCAGCCCGGACGTGCCCTTCACCCCTGGCCGGTGCTCGACACTGAGCCGTGACCTTCAGACACCTCCCGATTCCCAAGTGCGGACGCTACCGTCAGCCGCCGCGTCCCCGGACTGCCGACGCTGTCCGGACAGGGGGCCGCGGAAAATGATGCCGGTCCGCCGATTTTTGGGCGGTACCGTTCGACGCGGTGCGTTTTCCGGAAAGCCCGGACGCGATAGCGTTTGCTCCGTCCTCGGAGAAGGTGGGTTGGTGATGGTGTGGCGGAGGACACGAGCTCGGATGACCGGTCCTGACCCGGCAGTTTGCTTTGCGTCTACACGGAAAAGCCTGATGACCCGCTTTGCTGCCTTCTTCGTCGTCCTGTCGTTGATTGCCGCCCCCCACACCGCCTGGGCCCAGCAGCGCCAGACCGAGTCCGCGAAAAAGACCCGGGCGGTGAAGTCCTCCTCGAAGACGAAGGCCACGAAGACGAAGGCCGCGAAGCCGGTCAAGGCCACGTCGAAGCGCAAGCCCGCGAAGAAGGGCAAGAAGGCCACGCCGGCCGTGGATTCGAGGGGCGTGAACGCCCCGGAGCTTCAGGCCCAGCCCATGATGCAGGTGGAGCCCGCCAAGCCCCTGTCTGCGACGGACGACGCGCCCACCGTCCAGAAGAAGTCCGGGGAGGCCCCGGCGGAAGGGGGCGACTCGCTGGACTTCGACCTGCTGGAGCCCGCCGAAGCCGCGGCCGCCGCGCAGGTGGACCCGGACCTGGAGAGGCGCATTGGCCGGCGCCGCACGATGCTCAAGCTGCACCAGGGCCTGGGCTTCGCGATGGCCGCCGGTCTGGTCGGCACCACGGTGGTGGGCCAGCTCCAGTTCAACGACTCGTTCCGCGGCGGCGGTGATGACCGCAACCTGCTGGGCCTGCACCGGGGGCTCGCCATCGGCACGTCGGCGCTGTTCGCCACCGTGGGGCTGCTGGGGGTGCTGGCGCCGGAACCCTTCGAGAAGGAGTTCCAGTGGGACACCATCACCGTCCACAAGATGTTCATGGCGCTCGCCACCGTCGGCATGGTGGCGCAGAT
This portion of the Myxococcus xanthus genome encodes:
- a CDS encoding LysM peptidoglycan-binding domain-containing protein — translated: MTIYSVRRGDTLSALAQRFNTSVSSLAKSNGISNPDLIYAGQQLRIPDGFDAPRASGGGSYTVKSGDTLSGIAGRHGTSVGALAKANNISNPDRIYAGQRLTIPGAGGAAPSSGGGSYTVKPGDTLSGIAGRYGTSVGALAQANNISNPNLIYAGQRLTIPGGGGASPTRPAPNQPPVGGVGGPKPPTGGSAGVTVQQLRAVMPNLSQAKAEQYLPHLNRAMAEANITTPMRKAAFLAQLAHESGQLRYMEEIASGAAYEGRRDLGNTQPGDGVRYKGRGPIQLTGRANYRAAGQALGIDLEGNPQRAKDPDVAFRIAGWYWSSRNLNTYADAGNFREVTRRINGGYNGMADREMYYRRAQNVF
- a CDS encoding nuclear transport factor 2 family protein translates to MATERAQRFVDALAKLEKEGDLEALVSLFSDDAQVSNVASPQVFSGQEGARRFWREYKGTLQRVESTFRNMIEAGSRVALEWETQGTAHNGAAVAYEGVSIIEWDGDRIRRFYAYFDPHALGLELTSGNAPRSEVPATTPA
- a CDS encoding Fis family transcriptional regulator → MTPQGYREVELVCNRSSLLLHGGTEEERRCWAQEAARNFNVELVEVRQAAELPQALRQPNGVVFIPDVAKLGRDAQFVLLQCLRTQEERPKLVLGVSGSADAALARGTLREDLHYRLHKAQVDLQKDGLRDVLKSRWAQQAEQLALKAAAARAAEEAAREAAIARRPGTVTRIAPKQKKVSGGARAKAVSRNAAR
- a CDS encoding SCO family protein, with the protein product MSADSVLPAPRARLTQRPGFWAGVAVAALGVTATMGAMLIRGQSGEPLPQLGALPDFTFTRHDGQPFGSTQLRGKPFVANFIFTRCPTICPAFTRKMVGVQDATASHGAGLQLVSFSVDPKYDTPERLTEYGERHGADFSRWSFLTGDYEQLKETIVQGFKVSMGREPGAPEDDLLSIFHGTHFVLVDDAGQIRGYYDSADSDSTERLIRDTRRLAQTGH
- a CDS encoding type II secretion system protein GspG, coding for MNASSDEPPPSRRSPVLFVGLVFGLGLVVAVLVGALSGSKAVHADRIHQDLALLEEALGRYRADKGTLPEDADVEELLVPAYLPSVPLDPWGRPYRYTSNGEEVFLSTFGKSGDRGGSGEEQDHTNHDGHAVPKVEPERT
- a CDS encoding universal stress protein, whose translation is MAIVCVTNLSPESLAAAHVAAAVAGRLQESLLLLGVAEGDAFLDDGTGALVLTQQRLEAEAARLETLARVVHYRLQAGTSADEVLSDEECRHARWIVVAASGWRTPAWRRATVPERLSRYGCAPVLAVRSDTALTDWARGRRRLLVLVGVDPGSSTTGAAVSFLRELRRVGPCDVLATYVCSPMDERERLGIHSPVHVELLEPALQGMEALDPIVERVLQREVREQVGDLVGEGRVEVVLEPGFGRPADHLMHVAHTRGADLMVVGTHQRSGVKRLWHGSVSAGVLRHAAQSVVCVPPMVQARRADRPPRSVLVPVDFSEACTKAISHARTLVGPGGRVHLLHVHRRKLEDRGFADHYGVLPEPARDRDQVLQRLWELVPRDETAQTVRWSVEGVTGEDVTLAICQATEREGVDLVCVGTSLEPSRLRDALEGEVAHELVTRCRRPVMVVPSA